A stretch of the Lactuca sativa cultivar Salinas chromosome 9, Lsat_Salinas_v11, whole genome shotgun sequence genome encodes the following:
- the LOC111896823 gene encoding uncharacterized protein LOC111896823 produces the protein MLDQSPIFNDIYLGKSHDVPFQANGVAYKRGYYLTDGIYPPLSVFVKSFTCPNDPKRKKFKEAQESTRKDVERAFGVLKRSWQVLTVGARSYEVKRLQHVMYACIILHNMILEDEGRVICRYNENEVLPNVEGVAVGTQEYRVNRREVHNRDIHQALRADLVEHIYRAHIQPPYELSHDDLFDESDEDSDMFVESEDFDDESDAGENDADDQGDDEDDNSE, from the coding sequence ATGCTAGACCAGTCACCTATATTCAACGATATCTACCTTGGAAAGTCACACGATGTACCTTTTCAAGCAAATGGGGTAGCATATAAGCGTGGATACTATCTTACTGACGGTATATATCCTCCCTTGTCTGTTTTTGTGAAATCGTTTACATGTCCTAACGACCCGAAAAGGAAAAAGTTTAAAGAGGCGCAAGAGTCAACTAGAAAGGATGTGGAGCGAGCATTTGGTGTACTTAAGAGAAGTTGGCAAGTACTAACGGTCGGGGCAAGGTCATATGAGGTGAAAAGGTTACAACAcgtaatgtatgcatgtatcatattgcataatatgattcttgaagacGAAGGAAGAGTGATATGCCGATACAACGAAAATGAAGTTTTGCCAAATGTCGAAGGAGTAGCTGTTGGTACACAAGAGTATAGGGTGAATAGAAGAGAAGTACACAATCGCGACATTCATCAGGCCCTTCGTGCTGATTTGGTAGAGCACATTTATAGGGCTCATATTCAGCCCCCATACGAGTTATCtcacgatgatttgtttgacgaatCAGACGAAGATTCTGATATGTTCGTCGAGAGTGAAGATTTCGACGACGAGAGTGACGCTGGGGAGAATGATGCAGACGATCAAGGCGATGACGAAGACGATAATTCCGAGTGA